A genomic region of Christiangramia sp. OXR-203 contains the following coding sequences:
- the rpsL gene encoding 30S ribosomal protein S12, with amino-acid sequence MPTISQLVRKGRAKITKKSKSAALDSCPQRRGVCTRVYTTTPKKPNSAMRKVARVRLTNGKEVNAYIPGEGHNLQEHSIVLVRGGRVKDLPGVRYHIVRGALDTAGVEGRTQRRSKYGAKRPKK; translated from the coding sequence ATGCCAACAATTTCACAATTAGTACGAAAAGGAAGAGCCAAAATAACCAAGAAGAGTAAATCGGCTGCTTTGGATTCGTGCCCTCAAAGGAGAGGTGTTTGCACACGTGTATATACCACTACTCCTAAGAAACCAAACTCTGCTATGAGAAAAGTAGCAAGGGTGAGGTTGACAAACGGGAAAGAGGTTAACGCCTACATTCCTGGTGAAGGACACAATCTACAAGAGCACTCGATAGTATTGGTTAGAGGTGGAAGGGTAAAAGATTTACCAGGTGTTAGATATCACATTGTTCGTGGTGCGCTAGATACTGCCGGTGTTGAAGGTAGAACTCAGCGAAGATCTAAGTACGGTGCAAAACGCCCTAAGAAGTAA
- a CDS encoding SusD/RagB family nutrient-binding outer membrane lipoprotein: MKMNFIKKSVLFASLVVCFGSCEKVDFHGINENPNEPTQPSSGSLLASAEGAVSAYVSATTPNLYVQYLSNGQYDEESRYQTLNWDTSYWYGILTDLDRMIEISDNPNQIAAGTILRVYLMEGMTTRWGRLPYSEALQGLENQFPAYDSQEEIYNGLFSELDSALAMIETGGSSVQGDYIFGGDVSRWESFGQTLKMIMALRLSNANPALGQEKFNEALGNEIMSNSENFFYPYLADENNDNPWEDRFLAPSFRRDYLVSDVFVDAMIGNGSAEDPEDERLMGMAEPAFNSGTFVGAPYGMSNSATDDYSFITEDIIYNQEASLYMFTYAEVLFARAEAAELGWTSEDAEDLYAQAITASFQQWGQSSDDAADYISENSYNGFESIGYEKWVALYFQGYEAWAEWRRLEAMGYEKALVAPADLLSNATDIPDRQAYAATAASLNEESYQEAISAQGADELNTKIWLFE, from the coding sequence ATGAAAATGAACTTTATAAAAAAATCAGTCCTTTTTGCTTCCTTAGTAGTATGCTTCGGTAGCTGTGAAAAGGTTGACTTTCATGGGATCAATGAGAACCCGAACGAACCCACTCAACCATCTTCAGGAAGCCTGCTTGCTAGTGCCGAAGGTGCTGTATCTGCATATGTTAGTGCAACAACTCCTAATCTTTATGTTCAGTATCTATCCAATGGACAGTATGATGAAGAATCGAGATACCAGACTTTAAACTGGGACACTTCATACTGGTACGGTATATTAACAGATTTGGATCGTATGATTGAGATCAGCGATAATCCGAACCAGATCGCGGCCGGTACCATTCTAAGGGTATATTTAATGGAAGGCATGACTACCAGATGGGGTAGACTACCTTATTCTGAAGCACTTCAAGGCCTGGAAAATCAATTTCCTGCTTATGACTCACAGGAAGAAATCTATAATGGTTTATTCTCTGAACTTGATTCAGCATTAGCAATGATCGAGACAGGTGGTTCATCAGTTCAGGGTGACTATATTTTTGGAGGTGATGTATCCAGATGGGAGTCCTTCGGACAAACTTTAAAAATGATTATGGCATTGAGATTATCAAATGCTAATCCTGCATTAGGACAGGAAAAGTTCAATGAAGCCTTAGGGAATGAAATCATGAGTAATTCTGAAAATTTCTTCTACCCTTATCTGGCAGACGAGAATAATGATAATCCATGGGAGGATAGATTCCTGGCACCAAGCTTCAGAAGGGATTATCTTGTTAGCGATGTCTTTGTTGATGCTATGATTGGTAATGGCTCTGCTGAAGATCCAGAAGACGAAAGACTAATGGGTATGGCAGAACCGGCATTTAATTCTGGAACGTTCGTTGGTGCGCCATATGGAATGTCCAACTCTGCTACCGATGATTATTCTTTTATTACTGAAGACATCATCTACAACCAGGAAGCAAGCCTTTATATGTTCACTTATGCTGAAGTACTTTTTGCACGGGCTGAAGCTGCAGAACTAGGCTGGACTAGTGAGGATGCTGAGGATCTATATGCACAAGCAATTACAGCTTCCTTCCAACAATGGGGACAATCTTCTGATGATGCAGCAGATTATATAAGTGAGAATAGCTACAATGGTTTTGAATCAATTGGTTATGAAAAATGGGTAGCCCTTTATTTTCAAGGATATGAAGCATGGGCAGAATGGAGAAGACTGGAAGCTATGGGCTATGAAAAAGCACTGGTTGCTCCAGCTGATCTACTGAGTAATGCAACAGATATTCCAGATAGACAAGCATATGCTGCAACGGCTGCATCTTTAAACGAAGAAAGCTATCAGGAAGCAATATCAGCTCAGGGTGCAGATGAACTTAATACTAAAATTTGGTTATTTGAATAG
- the rpsG gene encoding 30S ribosomal protein S7: MRKRQAKKRPLLPDPKFNDQLVTRFVNMMMWDGKKSVAFKIFYDAIAIVEEKKQDEEKSGLEIWKDALSNVMPHVEVRSRRVGGATFQIPMQIRPDRKVSTAMKWLISFARKRNEKSMAGKLSAEILAAAKEEGAAVKKRVDTHKMAEANKAFSHFRF, encoded by the coding sequence ATGAGAAAAAGACAGGCGAAAAAGAGACCGCTTTTACCAGATCCGAAATTTAACGATCAGCTAGTTACACGTTTCGTGAACATGATGATGTGGGATGGTAAGAAGTCGGTAGCCTTTAAAATTTTCTATGATGCTATCGCGATTGTAGAAGAGAAAAAACAAGACGAAGAGAAATCTGGATTGGAAATTTGGAAAGATGCTCTTTCTAACGTGATGCCTCATGTTGAAGTGAGAAGTAGACGTGTAGGTGGTGCAACATTCCAGATACCAATGCAAATTCGTCCAGACCGTAAGGTGTCTACTGCTATGAAGTGGTTAATTAGTTTTGCACGTAAAAGAAATGAGAAGTCAATGGCTGGAAAGCTATCTGCTGAAATTCTTGCTGCTGCAAAAGAAGAAGGAGCTGCTGTTAAGAAAAGAGTAGATACTCATAAAATGGCTGAGGCTAACAAAGCATTCTCTCACTTTAGATTCTAA
- the rpsJ gene encoding 30S ribosomal protein S10, protein MSQKIRIKLKSYDHNLVDKSAEKIVKTVKTTGAVVTGPIPLPTNKKIFTVLRSPHVNKKSREQFQLSSYKRLLDIYSSSSKTIDALMKLELPSGVEVEIKV, encoded by the coding sequence ATGAGTCAAAAAATCAGAATAAAACTAAAATCTTACGATCATAACCTGGTAGACAAGTCTGCTGAAAAGATTGTAAAAACCGTAAAGACTACGGGAGCTGTTGTAACCGGACCAATTCCGTTACCAACAAACAAGAAAATCTTTACTGTTCTACGTTCACCTCACGTGAACAAGAAATCCAGAGAGCAGTTTCAATTAAGCTCTTACAAGAGGTTACTTGATATCTATAGCTCTTCTTCAAAAACGATTGATGCGTTGATGAAGCTTGAATTGCCAAGTGGTGTTGAAGTTGAGATCAAAGTGTGA
- a CDS encoding SusC/RagA family TonB-linked outer membrane protein, with the protein MIDITMENDSAQLQEVVVTALGIKREKQSLGYAQQTVEGESLIKARETNINNALAGKVAGVQFTGAPSSGFGNSNIRLRGNTGVLYIVDNVKVQDASDIITDDIADMSVLKGAAATALYGPQGINGVIIITTKSAGEGQSSISVNHSSAIENVYKIPEYQNEYGGGYSQEFNTFNFDPSIHPADWSSFDGQSMVEYYADESWGPKMDGQLVRHWDSWIPNTPEFGELRPFSPNPDNVRDFFETGITSNTNVTFTKGGEGFSVRASLAKIDRTGVIPNSERNTVQGSLSASVDISDKLEGFASLNYQDRRTSNYPSNGYGNIASNFNQWWQRQLDIDRLKDYRRNGQVVSWNLNSPTNTSPLYWDMPYFITNENVNPQNKNALYGRLGLNYNFNEDFTASVEVRKTLNTYESSNRAGFGGLSQPFYSEYEETNNTDELFGILNYQKDLTEDFDISASAGFEIYDRNEKSISASTAGGLTADGFYSLNTSRDRPNLSSYYQEIGRQSVFSKASIGFRNLLYLDGSARLDWQSTANSEDNRVETYGGSLSLIFSKLLPQNDILSFGKLRASIAEAPRFPGVFQISETYNIGTPYGSFGKLSVKSGLNNPLLTGGVRREYEFGTEMRFANNRLGLDVTYFNKQDDQLPAGVSLDPSTGFTSFSTNSGEQTYKGWELAFNVVPVRNDNFVWDINANFATLERTVDAIAPGTDVNVLSTTWRGIQLQERVGEEWGAIYGRAYRRDDAGNILLSDTGNPRYDSNQYLGNVLPDWTGGATSFMQYKNLSLGLDFDFQKGGKIFSVTKMFNAYSGLGESTIGNNAAGNPLRDAVTGGGAAVAASDADASTGGILIEGVDETTGEPASYYVEAQTYYGRLFALHEEWLYDASYVKLRQARIDYEVEGSLIDNTPIKKLNIGVFASNLWLIYSSIDDIDISELEDSQITGYGWTEGGQSPNTRTIGLNVNISF; encoded by the coding sequence TTGATAGATATTACGATGGAAAATGATTCCGCACAGCTTCAGGAAGTGGTAGTAACCGCTCTCGGTATTAAGCGAGAAAAGCAGAGCTTAGGATATGCACAGCAAACAGTTGAAGGCGAATCCCTTATCAAAGCTCGTGAAACGAATATCAACAATGCTCTTGCCGGTAAGGTTGCTGGTGTACAGTTTACTGGAGCTCCTAGTTCTGGATTTGGAAACTCCAATATCCGATTAAGAGGTAATACTGGTGTGCTGTATATTGTTGATAACGTTAAAGTCCAGGATGCTTCAGATATTATTACTGATGATATAGCTGATATGTCGGTGTTGAAAGGTGCCGCAGCAACTGCATTATATGGTCCTCAAGGTATTAACGGTGTAATTATCATTACCACCAAAAGCGCAGGAGAAGGACAAAGTAGCATCTCTGTAAATCATAGTTCTGCCATTGAAAATGTGTATAAAATTCCAGAGTACCAAAACGAATATGGAGGAGGTTACTCTCAAGAATTTAATACTTTCAATTTTGATCCATCTATACATCCAGCCGATTGGAGTTCGTTTGATGGTCAGTCTATGGTTGAATATTATGCAGATGAAAGTTGGGGACCAAAGATGGACGGTCAACTTGTTAGACACTGGGATTCCTGGATTCCAAACACACCCGAATTTGGAGAATTAAGACCGTTTTCACCAAACCCTGATAATGTTCGCGACTTCTTCGAAACCGGTATTACTTCAAATACCAATGTAACCTTTACCAAAGGTGGAGAAGGTTTTTCAGTAAGAGCTAGTTTAGCTAAAATTGACAGAACTGGGGTAATACCTAATTCTGAAAGAAATACTGTTCAGGGATCGCTAAGTGCGAGTGTGGATATTTCAGACAAACTGGAAGGTTTTGCGAGTTTAAATTACCAGGACAGAAGAACTTCCAATTATCCATCTAACGGATACGGAAATATTGCGTCAAACTTTAACCAATGGTGGCAAAGGCAACTTGACATTGATCGCTTGAAGGATTACAGAAGAAATGGACAGGTTGTTTCATGGAACCTTAATAGCCCTACAAACACATCTCCATTGTATTGGGATATGCCATATTTCATTACTAATGAAAATGTAAACCCTCAAAATAAAAATGCTTTATACGGTAGATTAGGGTTAAATTATAACTTCAATGAAGACTTCACTGCCAGTGTTGAAGTAAGAAAAACATTAAACACCTATGAAAGTTCAAACAGAGCTGGATTTGGTGGTCTTTCTCAACCTTTCTACTCTGAATACGAGGAAACTAATAATACAGATGAATTATTTGGTATTCTGAATTACCAAAAAGACCTTACTGAAGACTTCGATATTAGCGCAAGCGCAGGTTTTGAAATCTACGATAGAAATGAAAAGTCTATCTCAGCTTCAACAGCCGGTGGACTTACCGCAGACGGGTTCTACAGTTTAAATACATCAAGAGATAGACCTAACCTTTCAAGTTACTATCAGGAAATAGGAAGACAGTCGGTGTTCTCTAAAGCCTCGATTGGATTTAGAAACCTATTATACCTGGATGGATCTGCCAGACTAGACTGGCAGTCTACTGCGAACTCAGAAGACAACAGAGTTGAAACATACGGAGGTTCTCTAAGTTTGATCTTTAGCAAATTACTACCTCAAAATGATATACTTAGTTTTGGAAAATTAAGAGCCAGTATTGCTGAAGCACCTAGATTTCCAGGCGTTTTCCAGATATCTGAAACATATAACATTGGAACACCATATGGATCTTTCGGGAAACTATCTGTTAAAAGCGGCCTGAACAATCCACTATTAACTGGAGGTGTACGAAGAGAATATGAATTTGGTACTGAAATGAGGTTCGCAAATAACCGCCTTGGACTTGATGTTACTTATTTCAACAAGCAAGATGATCAACTTCCTGCTGGAGTATCTTTAGACCCATCTACAGGTTTCACAAGTTTTTCTACAAACTCAGGGGAACAGACTTATAAAGGTTGGGAATTAGCTTTCAATGTGGTACCAGTTAGAAATGACAACTTTGTTTGGGACATCAACGCGAACTTTGCGACTTTAGAAAGAACAGTGGATGCGATCGCACCAGGAACAGACGTAAATGTATTATCAACAACTTGGAGAGGAATACAACTACAGGAAAGAGTTGGTGAAGAGTGGGGTGCAATATATGGTAGAGCTTACCGTAGAGATGATGCAGGTAACATTCTATTATCAGATACCGGTAACCCTCGTTACGACTCTAATCAATACCTGGGTAATGTATTACCAGACTGGACTGGTGGAGCTACATCATTTATGCAATACAAAAATTTATCTTTAGGATTGGATTTTGACTTCCAGAAAGGTGGTAAGATCTTTTCCGTTACCAAAATGTTCAATGCTTACTCAGGTTTAGGAGAAAGCACTATAGGTAACAATGCAGCCGGCAACCCGCTACGTGATGCAGTTACTGGTGGAGGTGCAGCAGTTGCAGCTTCTGATGCAGATGCTTCAACCGGTGGTATCCTTATAGAAGGAGTAGATGAAACAACTGGCGAACCTGCCTCTTACTATGTGGAAGCACAAACTTATTACGGAAGATTGTTTGCGCTACATGAAGAATGGCTGTATGACGCTTCATACGTTAAACTAAGACAAGCTAGAATTGACTATGAAGTTGAAGGTAGCTTGATCGACAATACGCCAATCAAGAAGCTGAATATTGGTGTCTTTGCAAGTAATCTTTGGTTAATCTACAGCTCTATTGACGATATTGATATTTCTGAATTAGAGGACAGCCAGATTACAGGTTACGGTTGGACTGAAGGTGGTCAATCACCAAATACAAGAACTATCGGTTTAAACGTGAATATTTCTTTCTAA
- a CDS encoding SusC/RagA family TonB-linked outer membrane protein encodes MKTKFSSILTLLLAFVVQITFAQERSIAGTVTDSDGLPLPGVNVLIKGTGTGTQTDFDGNYEITATQGDVLVFSFVGLKQAEYTVSTNDQIDVVMENDSAQLDEVVVTALGIKREKKQLGYSTQEVGGEAVSDVPQQNFVNSLSGKVSGLSIKSSGTLGGSTNVVIRGNSSLTGNNQALFVVDGTPISNNTPNSSGQSSGRGGYDYGNAASDINPNDIASINVLKGAAATALYGARAANGVVIIETKKGSKGKGIGVSVQSSITVTNPDMETLPEYQDQYGAGYGAYYASDDGYFNLYDVDGDGNLDETTPFTEDASFGAAFDPNRQIYQWNSIYPDLDTYQQASPWVAGENDPNSVWQTGYTSVNSVALDGGSETSSFRLSGTHLNQQGNLPNSNIKRNTLKFSGSHEFTDKFNAQANITYTKTDGKGRYGTGYSSLNIMQQFRQWFQTNVDFEEQRRAYEATGQNITWNPNSPDDLSPIYSDNPYWTFYENFQTDTRNRYFGNVNLNYELNDVFSILGRFTFDTYDELQEERINVGSADIAKYSRYNNRAAEYNYDLILNFNKDISDDVNIDGNLGFNLRRNERNSIFASTNGGLNKAGFYALSNSASPLNPPSEYESVRMLDGVYARASVGLFNTYFLEGTIRRDRSSTLPKENNTFYYPAVSASVLLSNLIDADWLSFAKLRGNYAEVGNDTNPYNVFNTYTIYSGFNGAGVASNNSTLRNPNLKPERLKSYEVGLETNFFDRRIGLDVSYYRSRTEDQITPVPVSPSTGFSQQLLNAGVIENKGIEVALTLNPIRTEDFNWNVNVNWAKNENEVLELADGIENLQLASLQGGISINAAPGEPYGAIRGTDFVYDNQGNKVITSAGYYAKTPNSNYVIGDFQPDWIGGVQNTFTYKNIALGFLIDVQKGGSVFSLDQWYGTATGIYASSVGTNELGNPIRNTIENGGGVLLDGVQGDVSFNADGTYEVTNTSPNETRARTDYYANPYGYARAPNALHVYDAGYVKLREATLTYNFGDRVLEALPFTRASVSFIGRNLWIIDKSIPYADPEAGLSAGNVQGYQSGAYPTMREIGASLKFNF; translated from the coding sequence ATGAAAACAAAGTTTAGTAGTATTTTAACGCTATTACTAGCGTTCGTGGTGCAAATAACTTTTGCACAGGAGCGTTCCATTGCGGGTACGGTGACTGACTCAGATGGTCTTCCCCTTCCTGGTGTGAACGTTCTTATTAAAGGTACTGGCACGGGTACCCAAACAGATTTCGACGGAAATTATGAAATAACTGCAACTCAGGGAGATGTATTGGTTTTCTCTTTCGTTGGATTGAAACAAGCAGAATACACTGTTAGCACAAACGATCAAATCGATGTGGTAATGGAGAATGATTCTGCTCAACTTGATGAAGTTGTAGTAACTGCATTAGGTATTAAGAGGGAAAAGAAACAGTTAGGTTACTCTACTCAGGAAGTAGGTGGTGAAGCTGTATCTGATGTTCCACAACAAAACTTCGTAAACTCTCTATCAGGTAAAGTTTCTGGTCTTAGTATTAAGTCTTCAGGAACACTTGGTGGATCTACGAACGTTGTAATTCGTGGTAACTCATCTCTTACAGGAAACAACCAGGCACTTTTTGTTGTTGATGGTACTCCTATTAGCAATAACACTCCTAACAGTAGCGGTCAGTCCTCTGGTCGTGGTGGTTATGATTACGGTAACGCTGCTTCGGATATTAACCCGAATGACATTGCGTCTATCAACGTACTTAAAGGTGCGGCTGCAACTGCACTATACGGAGCAAGAGCTGCGAATGGTGTTGTAATTATCGAGACTAAAAAAGGTTCTAAAGGTAAAGGTATTGGTGTATCTGTACAGTCTTCTATTACTGTAACGAATCCAGATATGGAAACTCTTCCAGAATATCAGGATCAGTACGGTGCTGGATACGGTGCTTACTATGCTTCTGATGATGGATACTTTAACCTTTATGATGTTGACGGTGACGGTAACCTGGATGAAACAACTCCTTTTACTGAAGATGCTTCTTTTGGTGCTGCATTTGATCCTAACAGACAAATTTACCAGTGGAACTCTATCTATCCTGATCTTGACACTTACCAACAAGCTTCTCCATGGGTAGCTGGTGAGAATGATCCTAACAGTGTATGGCAAACTGGTTACACTTCTGTAAACTCTGTTGCTTTAGATGGTGGATCAGAAACTTCTTCTTTCAGATTGAGTGGAACTCACCTGAATCAACAAGGTAACCTTCCAAACTCTAACATTAAGAGAAACACTCTTAAGTTTAGTGGTTCTCATGAGTTCACAGATAAATTCAACGCTCAGGCGAACATTACTTATACTAAGACTGATGGTAAAGGACGTTACGGAACTGGATATAGTTCTTTGAACATTATGCAACAGTTCAGACAGTGGTTCCAAACTAACGTAGATTTCGAAGAGCAAAGAAGAGCTTACGAGGCTACAGGACAGAACATTACCTGGAACCCAAATTCTCCAGATGATCTATCACCTATTTATTCTGATAACCCATACTGGACATTCTACGAAAACTTTCAAACTGACACTCGTAACAGATATTTTGGTAACGTAAACCTTAACTATGAACTGAATGATGTATTCAGCATACTAGGTAGATTTACTTTCGATACGTATGACGAATTACAGGAAGAAAGAATTAATGTAGGATCAGCAGATATTGCTAAATACAGCCGTTATAACAACAGAGCTGCTGAATACAACTATGACCTTATCCTAAACTTCAACAAAGACATTAGTGATGATGTTAACATTGATGGTAACTTAGGTTTCAACTTAAGAAGAAACGAGAGAAATAGCATTTTCGCTTCAACAAACGGAGGATTAAATAAAGCTGGATTCTACGCACTAAGTAACAGTGCAAGCCCACTTAACCCACCTTCAGAGTACGAATCTGTAAGAATGCTGGATGGTGTTTACGCTAGAGCAAGTGTAGGTTTATTCAACACTTACTTTCTTGAAGGTACTATCCGTAGAGACCGTTCTTCTACATTACCAAAAGAAAACAACACTTTCTACTACCCTGCGGTATCTGCAAGTGTTTTGTTATCTAACCTAATTGATGCAGACTGGTTAAGTTTCGCAAAACTTAGAGGTAACTACGCTGAAGTTGGTAACGATACTAACCCTTACAACGTATTTAACACGTATACCATATATTCTGGTTTCAATGGAGCTGGTGTGGCGAGTAACAATTCAACTCTTAGAAACCCTAACTTAAAGCCAGAGCGTCTTAAGTCTTATGAAGTTGGTTTGGAAACAAACTTCTTCGATAGAAGAATTGGTTTAGACGTATCTTACTATAGATCAAGAACTGAAGATCAAATTACTCCAGTTCCTGTATCTCCTTCAACTGGATTCAGTCAGCAATTGCTTAACGCAGGTGTGATTGAGAACAAAGGTATAGAGGTTGCATTAACTTTAAACCCAATTAGAACTGAAGACTTCAACTGGAACGTCAACGTGAACTGGGCAAAGAATGAGAATGAAGTACTAGAACTTGCTGATGGTATTGAAAACCTACAGTTAGCTAGCTTACAAGGTGGTATTTCCATCAATGCTGCTCCTGGAGAACCTTACGGTGCTATTAGAGGAACAGATTTCGTTTATGACAATCAAGGGAACAAAGTGATCACTTCTGCTGGTTACTATGCTAAAACCCCTAACTCAAACTATGTAATTGGTGATTTCCAACCAGATTGGATTGGTGGTGTTCAAAACACATTCACTTACAAAAACATAGCTCTTGGATTCTTAATTGATGTTCAAAAAGGTGGAAGTGTATTCTCACTTGACCAATGGTATGGTACTGCTACCGGTATCTATGCAAGTAGTGTAGGAACTAACGAACTTGGTAATCCAATTAGAAATACTATCGAAAACGGTGGTGGTGTTCTTCTAGATGGTGTTCAGGGTGATGTTAGCTTTAACGCTGATGGTACTTACGAAGTAACAAATACTTCTCCAAACGAGACTAGAGCTAGAACAGATTACTACGCTAACCCTTATGGGTACGCACGTGCTCCTAATGCACTTCACGTTTATGACGCTGGATATGTTAAGTTAAGAGAAGCTACGCTTACTTATAACTTTGGTGATAGAGTACTTGAAGCTTTACCATTTACAAGAGCTTCTGTATCATTCATTGGTCGTAACCTTTGGATCATCGACAAGAGCATTCCATACGCAGATCCTGAAGCAGGTTTAAGTGCTGGTAACGTTCAAGGATACCAGTCTGGTGCTTACCCAACTATGAGAGAAATAGGTGCTAGTCTTAAATTTAACTTTTAA
- the fusA gene encoding elongation factor G — protein sequence MAQRDLKFTRNIGIAAHIDAGKTTTTERILYYTGISHKIGEVHDGAATMDWMEQEQERGITITSAATHCKWMYRDQEFTVNIIDTPGHVDFTVEVERSLRVLDGVVALFSAVDGVEPQSETVWRQADKYRVPRLGFVNKMDRQGADFFNVCRQVREMLGGNPVPLQVPIGDEIDFRGVVDLISKKAIIWNDEDHGMTYDTIDIPEELVDDVNKYRAELVEAVAEYDEALMEKFFEDESSITEDEIIAALRAATIDMSIIPMMCGSAFKNKGVQAMLDAVMRYLPSPVDVEAIEGTNPDTGKEESRKPNVDSPFSALAFKIATDPFVGRLAFFRAYSGTLEAGSYVLNVRSGKKERISRIYQMHSNKQEPIDSIEAGDIGAAVGFKDIKTGDTLTDLNHPIVLESMSFPAPVIGIAVEPKTKADVEKMGMALGKLAEEDPTFTVKTDENSGQTIISGMGELHLEIIIDRMKREFKVEVNVGEPQVEYKEAVRRDADQREVYKKQSGGRGKFADIVFTMGPVDEDFEGEGLQFVDSIKGGRIPKEFVPSVEKGFKEAMKNGPLAGFTMDTLKVELKDGSFHPVDSDQLSFELAAKMGYKAAAKSAGAVILEPIMKVEVVTPEENMGDIVGDLNRRRGQVNNMSDRSGAKVIKAEVPLSEMFGYVTTLRTLSSGRATSTMEFSHYAETPSNISEEVIKAAKGAANE from the coding sequence ATGGCACAAAGAGATTTAAAATTTACTAGAAATATTGGAATTGCGGCTCATATTGATGCAGGTAAAACTACAACTACAGAGCGTATCCTTTATTATACAGGTATAAGTCATAAAATCGGTGAGGTTCATGATGGTGCTGCCACTATGGACTGGATGGAGCAAGAGCAGGAGCGTGGTATTACTATTACCTCTGCAGCTACACACTGTAAGTGGATGTACCGCGATCAGGAATTTACTGTGAATATTATTGATACTCCAGGTCACGTTGACTTTACTGTAGAGGTTGAGCGTTCATTGCGTGTTCTTGATGGGGTTGTTGCATTGTTTTCTGCAGTAGACGGGGTTGAGCCTCAGTCTGAAACTGTTTGGAGACAGGCAGATAAATATAGAGTTCCACGTCTAGGTTTCGTTAATAAAATGGACCGTCAGGGTGCAGATTTTTTCAACGTATGTCGTCAGGTAAGAGAAATGCTTGGTGGTAACCCGGTGCCGCTTCAGGTGCCTATCGGTGATGAAATCGACTTTAGAGGTGTGGTTGATCTTATTTCTAAGAAAGCAATTATTTGGAATGATGAGGATCATGGGATGACTTATGATACTATTGATATTCCTGAGGAGCTTGTAGATGATGTTAATAAGTACCGTGCAGAATTAGTGGAAGCGGTTGCAGAATATGATGAAGCATTGATGGAGAAATTCTTCGAGGACGAAAGTTCTATTACTGAAGATGAGATCATCGCTGCATTAAGAGCTGCAACTATAGATATGAGCATCATTCCAATGATGTGTGGTTCTGCATTTAAAAATAAAGGTGTTCAGGCGATGCTTGACGCTGTGATGCGTTACCTTCCTTCTCCAGTGGATGTAGAAGCAATTGAAGGTACTAACCCAGATACAGGTAAGGAAGAAAGTCGTAAGCCAAATGTGGATTCTCCATTTTCTGCGCTTGCATTTAAAATTGCTACCGATCCTTTCGTAGGTCGTTTAGCCTTTTTCCGTGCTTATTCCGGTACTCTTGAGGCTGGTTCTTACGTGTTGAACGTACGTTCAGGTAAAAAAGAGCGTATTTCAAGAATTTACCAGATGCACTCAAACAAGCAGGAGCCAATCGATAGTATTGAAGCTGGAGATATTGGGGCTGCTGTTGGATTTAAGGACATCAAAACTGGTGATACTCTTACAGATTTAAACCATCCAATTGTTCTTGAATCAATGTCTTTCCCTGCACCGGTAATTGGTATTGCAGTGGAGCCAAAGACTAAGGCTGATGTAGAAAAGATGGGGATGGCTCTTGGAAAACTTGCTGAAGAAGATCCAACTTTTACTGTAAAGACTGACGAAAATTCCGGACAAACGATTATCTCTGGTATGGGTGAGCTTCACCTTGAGATTATCATTGACCGAATGAAGCGTGAGTTTAAAGTGGAAGTAAACGTTGGTGAGCCTCAGGTTGAGTACAAAGAAGCTGTACGTAGAGATGCTGATCAAAGAGAAGTTTATAAGAAACAATCTGGTGGTCGTGGTAAATTTGCGGATATCGTATTTACAATGGGACCAGTAGACGAAGACTTCGAAGGTGAAGGACTTCAGTTCGTAGATTCAATTAAAGGTGGACGTATTCCTAAGGAATTTGTTCCTTCCGTAGAAAAAGGTTTTAAAGAGGCTATGAAGAATGGTCCTTTAGCTGGATTTACTATGGATACTTTAAAAGTTGAACTTAAGGATGGATCTTTCCACCCTGTGGATTCAGATCAACTTTCTTTCGAATTGGCTGCTAAAATGGGATACAAAGCTGCTGCAAAATCTGCAGGTGCCGTTATTCTTGAGCCAATCATGAAAGTAGAAGTTGTTACTCCGGAAGAGAATATGGGTGATATTGTTGGTGACCTTAACAGAAGAAGAGGTCAGGTAAACAACATGTCAGACAGATCTGGAGCGAAAGTAATCAAAGCTGAAGTGCCGCTTTCTGAAATGTTTGGATATGTTACTACATTAAGAACACTTTCATCAGGTAGAGCAACTTCAACTATGGAATTCTCTCACTATGCTGAAACTCCTTCTAATATTTCTGAAGAAGTCATCAAAGCAGCTAAAGGAGCAGCAAACGAATAA